A region of the Candidatus Eremiobacteraceae bacterium genome:
CCTATGGGGACGGCCGGTCGGCGACGGAACGGTCGTCGCCGCGGCGGATTCTTGGATCATCGGCCTCGAGGACGGTATTTTGGCCTATCCCGGTGCCGCGATCGCTCATATCGGCCTCGTCGACGAAGGTTCCCTCGTCGAAGCGTGGCCAGCGTAACAGTTGATGGCACAGCGCAGTCTAACGTCCGAGACCTATCATAGGTATGCCGGTGCCAATATCCGGCGCCACGGAGCAGTCGGGGTCTGAATGCGCAAACTGATCATAGCGATAGCGGGGACATTCGCCCTCACCGTTGTCGCGGCCCATTCCTCGACCATCGCCGATCGTTATCATCGCGCGGGCGCGGTCAACAAGGCGTGTTTCTTCCGGGCTCCCGACCACACGACGTACGTCAGCACCGGCGACATCGACGCGATGTGGCTGCGCGATTCGAGCGTACAGGCGATGTCGCTCGTGAGCGACCGCGACTTGGTGCGCGGCGTGATCTTGCGGCAGGAACGCATGATCCGCTCGGATCCGTACGCCAATGCATTTCGCGAAGACTACATGGTGGCCGAGCGGAAGTTCGAGATCGACTCGCTTTGCTATCCGGTGAAGCTCGTGGAACGTTACGTCGCGCAGACCAACGACACCAGCATTTACGATGAATCGTATCACGCGACGCTGGTCCGCATCCTCAACACGCTGAACACCGAACAGCGCCACGCCGATAAGTCGCACTATCATCGCAACGAACAGCCGTCGGCTAACGGCACCGGCCTCATCTGGAGCGCCTACCGGCCGAGCGATGACGCCGTCAAATACAACTTCAACGTGCCGGAGAACGCGTTTGCCGCCGTCACCTTGCGTGACATGGCGCAGACGTTCACAACGGCTTACCACGACTCGGCGAACGCCAATCGGGCGCTGCTCATGGCGCA
Encoded here:
- a CDS encoding glycoside hydrolase family 125 protein, translating into MRKLIIAIAGTFALTVVAAHSSTIADRYHRAGAVNKACFFRAPDHTTYVSTGDIDAMWLRDSSVQAMSLVSDRDLVRGVILRQERMIRSDPYANAFREDYMVAERKFEIDSLCYPVKLVERYVAQTNDTSIYDESYHATLVRILNTLNTEQRHADKSHYHRNEQPSANGTGLIWSAYRPSDDAVKYNFNVPENAFAAVTLRDMAQTFTTAYHDSANANRALLMAQRVESAITRLAVLPTSHGRMYAYEIDGLGHANFMDDANMPSLLSMPLTGFVYDDAAYKNTRAFVLSPANPYYYHGRYAEGVGSPHTPANFVWPMSLVVQYRTAANEPERGRVIRELVDSESGDGVLHESFDVNDPKRYTRERFGWVNALFEQTFADR